A segment of the Methanofastidiosum sp. genome:
AGGTGAGTTAATGCCCGTAGTGGATGAAAATGTTCCTTTAACAAAGAAAAATATTGAAGTTGTACTGAATTATCTCTCATATTTTGAAGATGGAAATAATAAATTCTTTGATATTATAATGCCTAAACGGGATGGGGGCAATATAGTTGAGTATATTTATGTTACCTATTCTCCAAAATTTATGGAATTTTACAGAGAGTTGCATGAGCAGGGATTTGTTACAAACTTTAATTGGCTTGATTCTGGAAAAGACTTGGAAGATTTATCCCAGTATTATGAACTTTTAGAAGATGCCGACCTTATAACTTTAAGAAGAATTTTTACAATGATTGTAAGGCATGATAAGCATAACGAAGGATTTTTTGCTGATGTGATTGATAGTGGTTTACTTTTAGCTATGCTCAATAGACTAAAATTACTAAATGAAGAAATAGACTAAGCAATTGGGATAGTGTCATGGAAAATAATTGTTGCCCAAAATGTGGATCAGAAGTTAAATCTAATTCCAATTTTTGCAAAAAGTGTGGTGCTGACTTGATAAAAATATCAGAAATAATAAACGACGGAGATTTGTTCTTTAATCAAGGTAAATACCAAGACGCACTTGATTGCTATCAAAAAGCAATTAAATTAGGTAAACACAATGCTCTTGCTTGGCATGGAAAGGGAAATGTTCTTTTAAAGCAAGGTGAAAATTCTGAGGATGTAAATCTATGTGTTAAATGTCATTTATGTCCTGTTTTATCAGAGGCGTTTTATCAAGACTCAGTTAAATGCTATGATAAGGCGATTGAGATAGATCCTAAATTTAAAGATGCCTGGTACAAAAAAGGAGTTGCACTTGAGAAATTGGGAAAATTTATAGAATCAAAAAAATGCTTTGAAATTTCAAAAGAACTAGAAAAATAGATTAACCGTAGCGGATTTTAAGTGCAAGCACTATAAAAACTAAAACTAATGACACGCCGTTAGCAACTAGGATTGGTGTATTTTTTATAAAAATTCCATAAGAAAACCAAAGTAAAATTCCAGTGAAAAAGATAATATACATCAAAAGGGATATGTCCTTTGTTTCCTTAAACTTCCAGGTTTTCATCACCTGAGGGACAAAAGAGATTGTGGTGAGAGTTCCAGCCAATAGGCCTAAGAGTGTTACAATTTCCACAATTCTTAGAGTATAGGATCCTCTTAAAAGACTTTAGATTTAAATCTCGGCTATATTTAATCATCTAATAAGTTAATCTTATTTTGAATTAGGTAGTATCAAAATCGAAATGCAAATGTAAGAAATCAATTGCTTTCAATTCTTTTTTATGTTATTTGTCCTTATTAGTTAATTTTATATCTTATTGTTTAGATTTTTCATTATGAGTATCGAGGAAGAGGTAATCCTTGTCGTTGATTTTGGAAGTCAGTATGCACATTTAATAGCAAGAAGAGTTAGAGAGCTCAAAGTATATTCTGAAATTGTTTTCCCAGAGATAACAATTACGGAGATTCAAAAATTATCCCCCAAAGGCATAATACTATCTGGAGGTCCAAGGAGCGTTTATGAAAAGGATTCGCCTCTTTTAAGTGATGATGTTTTTGAATATATTCTAAAAAAAGGCATCCCAGTTTTAGGTATATGTTACGGTCACCAATTACTTGCGTTCAAGATGGGCGGGAATGTAAAAGGTGAAAAGAGAAAAGAATACGGTATTGCAACAGTTGAAATACTTGATTCTGAAGGAATATTCAAAGATCTTGAAAAGAAAGAAACAGTTTGGATGAGTCACGGTGACCAAGTTATTGAATTACCTCCAAATTTCATTGTGACCTCTAAAACGGAAACCTCTCCAATAGCCGCTTTCAGGAATACTTCTAAGAAAATTTATGGATTGCAGTGGCATCCAGAGGTGGTACACACAAAGAATGGTAAAAAAATATTATCCAATTTTGTCTATAATGTTTGTAATTGTAATGGCACCTGGGACTTATCTGATTTTATTGAAGAAACTGTTAACAAAATTAAAAATAAAATAGGCAATGGAAATGCCATAATTGCTTTAAGCGGAGGAGTTGACTCTTCAGTTGCAGCTGCAATAACAGAAAAAGCAATTGGGAATAGGCTCTATGCAGTTTTTGTCGATCATGGACTGTTGAGAAAAGGCGAGGCAGAGGTAGTGTCAAAGGCTTTTTCAGGTCACGATATTAACTTTAAAAAAATTGATGCAAAAAATAGATTCTTTGAAAAGTTAGATTGTATCACAGACCCAGAGAAAAAAAGAATGATTATAGGTGAAGAATTTATCCGGATATTCGAGGAGGAGGCAAAAAAGATAGGGGCTGAATTCCTTGTCCAGGGAACTATTTACCCAGATGTAATTGAAAGTGGTAGGTCTCAACATGCAGACACTATTAAATCTCACCATAATGTTGGAGGGCTTCCAGAATCGATTTCATTTAAAGAGATACTTGAACCCTTAAGAGATCTATACAAAGATGAAGTGAGGGAAGTGGGGAGAAAACTTGGGCTTCCAAAAAAGATAATTGATCAGTATCCGTTCCCAGGCCCTGGACTTGCCGTTAGGATAACTGGGCCTGTCACAGAAGAAAATATTAAGATTTGTAGGGATGCTTCAGCCATTGTAGAAGAAGAGTTAGAAAAAGCCTTGATTGAAAATATATGGCAAGCATTTGCAGTTACTCTTGAGGACAGGGTAGTCGGCGTTGTCGGGGATCAAAGAAAGTTTGGCAGGATAGTTGGGCTTAGGATAGTGGAATCTCAAGACGCAATGACCGCTAACTTTAAGAAACTTCCATGGGATTTACTGGAAAATATTTCAACAAGAATAACTAATGAAATACCCGAGGTAGTCTCTGTCGCTTACTTCATAAGTCACAAGCCACCGCAAACAATAGAGCCCTGCTAGTTGATTGATATGGTTCTCCTTGATATTAAGGACAATATAAAATACATTTCTGTTGATACAAATATCGGAGTAATAAAGTCTAAAGATCGCTGTATTCTAATAGATGGGGGGGGCAGCAAAGAAGATGGGGAACAAATTATTAGATTGTTAGATGAAGAAGGCCTAGTTCCCGCATCTGCAATTATAACACACGGTCACTGGGATCATTTTTATGGATTACTTAAAATGAAGGAATCATTTCCTGAATTGAAAGTTTATTCTTCTTCTATCGAAAAAGCATTTATTGAAAATCCTTACTTAGAGTTTTATTCATATTTTTCATCCACATCTCCATTGAAGGTATCTGAAACTCCTTTGAATTTTAAAGGGATAAAAGTAGACGGGGTAATTGATAAGGGCAATGTAAAAATCGATGAAGAAGAGGTGGAAATTATACCTCTTTCAGGCCACTCCCCTCTGGGAATAGCAGTGCTATACAAAGGAGTATTATTTTCTGGAGACTGCCTTTATTCTGTTCCAGCACTTAATATGTTCAAAATGCCATTCTATACTGATATTGAGTCACAGTATAAAGATCTAGATATTCTTTCCAACTACCAAGTTGGTTACTGCCTTCCGGCTCATGGCCTTCCCATCAGGGGCGCTAAGAATTTTAAAAATGCATTAGTTGAAAACAAGAAAAAACTAGAATCTTTAGAAAAAATGATTTTAGATCTGATTAAAGAAGCAAAAAGTGAGGAGCAGCTGAAAAAAGAGATAGCAGAGAAGCTATCGATAAAGTTTGACTTTACAAAATATATTTATGTTACTATCACAACAAAAGCTTTTCTCCACTATTTATATAATACTGGAAAAGCTGACTTTGAGATTGAAGGTGGCATCTTGTTCTGGAAGAATTAACAGAAATCTTTTAAGCGTTAATAATAGTAATTTTTTATGAACAGATTGGGCGTAATTATTGTTCTTTCCTTATTCTTTTTGTCTATATTAGGCCCAAGTTTTACAGAAGCCGCTACTTATGATGTTATTGTAGTTAGAGGCGATATTTTAATTGACTATACGGTTGCCCAGGCTTATTCACAAAAAGAAAAGATACCAATCCTTATAACAGATCCAAAAACACTTTCAGGATCCTCAAAAAAGGAACTTATGGGATTCTATGATGAAGGTGCAAGAAATGTTCTAATTATAGGTGGAACAACAGATGCCATTTCAGAAAACATTGAACTTGACATATCTAATATTGGATTTGAGGTCACAAGAATATGGGATTGGGATAGAGCAGGCACAGCTGCACGCGTTGCCATAGATTTATGGAAATCATCCAGGGAATCAGTGATTATCAACGGAAATATAGAGGAATCGTACCTCATTGCTTCAAAGTTTGCAATGAAAAGGGGAATACCTATCCTAATCACAAATGAAAATTCACTTCCCGCTTCTACCGAAGATGCTTTAGAAAAAATTAATGCGCGAAAAGTCTATGTTGTTGGCCCTATGATATCAGAGAATGTTGTAGCTAGTTTCGCATCAAAAGGTATTTCTGTCGAAAGACTTGGTAAGGACATTAATATTTCTGAGGTCATTGATTTAGAAGAGGAAGGATTAAATCTAAAGATTGACATAATTTCAATGTTTGCGGGGTTGATAGTCGGTGCAATGTCCTTATTTCTGATTCTTAGATTAAAGAAAGATAATTCAGTGCCGGTATTTGTCCTAACAGAAGATGAGAGAAAACTTGTACAAGCTCTGAAGAATGGGGAAGATAGACAAGAAAAACTCCCCGAAGCTACTAACTTTTCTAGGCCAAAGGTCACAAGGCTTGTTATGGACCTTGAATCAAAGGGCATTATATTCAGAGAAAAGAAAGGAAAGACATATAAAATAAAGCTAGATAAACCCATCAAGGACACTCGATAGGAGGATTATCATGAAATGTACATCATGTAAGAGAGAGATTACTTCAAATGAGCAGGCCGTTCAGTTTCCCTGCCCTTCTTGTGATGAGATTGTAATAAGATGCGAAAGATGCAGAGTACTTGTAAATAAGTTTCAATGCAAGTGTGGAGAATTTGTTGGACCATAAAGGTGTTTTTGATGGCCGATTTTAATTTAAGCATTACAGCAATGATTATGCCGGACTCTCCTGATGTTGATATCGGGGTAATGAAAAAAGCAATTGAAGATGCAGTGCCCCAGAATATGAAGCTTCACAAAATTGAAGAGATACCAATTGCATTTGGCCTCGTATCTTTGAAGGTAATGCTATTGGGGAAGGATCAGGCAGGCGGAACTGACGAACTTGAGAATAACTTGTCAAGCATTGAGAATGTTACTCAAGTTGAAATAACTGACGTAAGAAGACTTGTCGGTTAATTTTTTATTTTAATTTTTATAAAATTTTATTCAATCTTTTCTGAAAACCACAACTTTTATAACGAATAAGTATTAAAAATAATTGGTGATTTAATGGGCGAAGATGTCTATACTTATGAAAATACAGTCACTTGGAAAAAGGAAAAGATTGGGGATTTGAGTTGGGAAGGAAAGCCTACAATAGAAATTGCAACACCTCCAGAATTCAAAGGCCACGAAGGCATTATAACACCTGAAGATCTATACGTAGCTGCAGAAAACGTCTGTATTTTTACTACCTTTCTTTCAAGGTCAAAACTTGTCAACTGTAACTTTAAGAGTTTTAAAAGTGAGTCAAAAGGATTTTTGGAAAAATCTCCAAACGGGTATATATTTACTAAAATATTGATAAATGTTTATGTAACAGTTGAAACAAAGGAAGATATCCCAAGGGCAGAAGAAGCAATAAAACTTGCAAAAGAAAGATGCTTCATTGGAAACTCAATTAAAACAGAAGTCGAAATTAAATCATTTGTGGAAATAGCTTCATAATATTTTTTTTATTCCACCTATACCTTTTGATTTTGCTTCCCTGAAAATGAACTTGTCACCTTCGCTTAGATGGTAACTATTATATTTAAATTTCATTTTTATTAAAGCCCTGTCTCCTGTGGATAGATATTCTTGATTGTAAATCTTTTCAAAAGTAACAGTTTCAGATATAGTTTCAAGGTGTATTATTGGTTCATACCCTTCCTTTATTCTTGTCGGATGGTTTAATATGAAAACTTCGGCTAAGAATTCTCTTACTGGTTTACTTTCACCATTTTCATCTTTTACTACCATACCTCTTTTTATCAACTCAGCATCGATACCTTTAATGGCAATCCCAAGGATATCTCCTACTTCTCCCTTAGTTTGAACAAGGTGGTGCTGTTTAATCGATTGGCATGAAACTTTTTCATATTTATCATTAATTGGACCTAACAATAGTTCTTGCCCTTTTTTAACAATACCCTGCTTGACTCTCCCCGTTACAACTGTTCCTGTACCTCTTACTTTGTAGGTCTTATCAATGTACATCAAAAATGGTTTTTTGTATAGCTCATCGTTTGTTTTTTCAGGGAGATTTAAAAAAAGCTCATTTAATATATCTAGACCTTCTAAAGTTATAGAAGATGCTTTTATTATCGGGATCAAAAATCTTTCAGATACTTTCTTTGAAATATTCTGTGCAGTTTCTTTGTCCTTAACATTTAGCGGGACTTTTCCTACTCTTCTCAAAAGAGTTGAAACGTCTGATATAACCTTTTTTGCTTCATCGTAGGATACTTTGTCAATTTTCGTTATTACAATAATTAGAGGGATATCCATAGCAAGGGCAATACCAAGATGCTCCTTTGTTATTGGAGTCACTCCGTCGTCTGATGCCACGATTAAAAGCACATAGTCTACTCTCTGTCCAAGAATGCCTCTGACCGTAGTTCTAAGCCAAGGCGCATGACCCGGACAATCAACAAAAGAAATAATCTTTGTTGATCTGTCAATTAAATCGGCAACTTCTTTTTTGTTAAGTGGATTTTTAAGATATATCCTTTCTTCACCTTTAAATCCAAAAACAGCATGCGTTATCTCAGCAGTTAGACCTCTTTCAATTTCATGGGGGAGAAAGTCTAAAAATATTCTAGTTTTTCCAACGCCGTCATCTTCCATCCCCGTTAGAAGGGTTCCAATTAGTGTTGATTTTCCATGGTCTACATGCCCAATTGTTCCTATGGTTATATGTTCCTTTATGCCTTTTTCGGAATTATTTTCTTCTATAGTTACTCTGCCAAAAAATCCATTTTCATTGTATCTTTCTACTTCAACTATTCTAGCCCCAATACCTTCAGAGAGTTTCTTTATAACATCAAGAGTCTTCTCAAACTCCTCTTGAGATTGAGAGGCTACATTTCCGTCATCCGATACGCCTATTATATAGTAAGCTTTTCCCCCACCAGTTTTCAATCTGTATTTCATTTGGGAGGATAATCTTTCCTTTCTGTCCTTAAGTAGATGCTCATCTCCAAGTGCAGACTTGAACTCTATGTTCTTTCTCTCTCCTTTTTTTAGAATTTCGTGTATGTCGCCCTTCATTCGAAAGTACTACCTGAGACTACAATAAAAAGTTAACTACTATTAGAATTCGGTAATCGGTAAGCAATATTTATAGTTTTACACTTTTTGCATGAAAAACTTTAAATAGTTAAATTTATAAGTTGTAATGTACATTAGCATTAATGAGATGATAGTATGGTTGGCAATGATTATGATGACCTCAAAATGGAGTATGTCAAGCTTAAGCAGCAGCTTGACACCTTCATGCAGATCATGCCTCGAATGGGATACAGCGGCGCCCCTTTAGAATCGAAGGAGATTGTCACGAAGCTTGACGAGATCAAAGAAATATTAAGTGCA
Coding sequences within it:
- a CDS encoding tetratricopeptide repeat protein; the encoded protein is MENNCCPKCGSEVKSNSNFCKKCGADLIKISEIINDGDLFFNQGKYQDALDCYQKAIKLGKHNALAWHGKGNVLLKQGENSEDVNLCVKCHLCPVLSEAFYQDSVKCYDKAIEIDPKFKDAWYKKGVALEKLGKFIESKKCFEISKELEK
- a CDS encoding SemiSWEET transporter yields the protein MEIVTLLGLLAGTLTTISFVPQVMKTWKFKETKDISLLMYIIFFTGILLWFSYGIFIKNTPILVANGVSLVLVFIVLALKIRYG
- the guaA gene encoding glutamine-hydrolyzing GMP synthase — translated: MEEEVILVVDFGSQYAHLIARRVRELKVYSEIVFPEITITEIQKLSPKGIILSGGPRSVYEKDSPLLSDDVFEYILKKGIPVLGICYGHQLLAFKMGGNVKGEKRKEYGIATVEILDSEGIFKDLEKKETVWMSHGDQVIELPPNFIVTSKTETSPIAAFRNTSKKIYGLQWHPEVVHTKNGKKILSNFVYNVCNCNGTWDLSDFIEETVNKIKNKIGNGNAIIALSGGVDSSVAAAITEKAIGNRLYAVFVDHGLLRKGEAEVVSKAFSGHDINFKKIDAKNRFFEKLDCITDPEKKRMIIGEEFIRIFEEEAKKIGAEFLVQGTIYPDVIESGRSQHADTIKSHHNVGGLPESISFKEILEPLRDLYKDEVREVGRKLGLPKKIIDQYPFPGPGLAVRITGPVTEENIKICRDASAIVEEELEKALIENIWQAFAVTLEDRVVGVVGDQRKFGRIVGLRIVESQDAMTANFKKLPWDLLENISTRITNEIPEVVSVAYFISHKPPQTIEPC
- a CDS encoding MBL fold metallo-hydrolase, which encodes MVLLDIKDNIKYISVDTNIGVIKSKDRCILIDGGGSKEDGEQIIRLLDEEGLVPASAIITHGHWDHFYGLLKMKESFPELKVYSSSIEKAFIENPYLEFYSYFSSTSPLKVSETPLNFKGIKVDGVIDKGNVKIDEEEVEIIPLSGHSPLGIAVLYKGVLFSGDCLYSVPALNMFKMPFYTDIESQYKDLDILSNYQVGYCLPAHGLPIRGAKNFKNALVENKKKLESLEKMILDLIKEAKSEEQLKKEIAEKLSIKFDFTKYIYVTITTKAFLHYLYNTGKADFEIEGGILFWKN
- a CDS encoding DUF1610 domain-containing protein yields the protein MKCTSCKREITSNEQAVQFPCPSCDEIVIRCERCRVLVNKFQCKCGEFVGP
- a CDS encoding elongation factor 1-beta, with amino-acid sequence MIMPDSPDVDIGVMKKAIEDAVPQNMKLHKIEEIPIAFGLVSLKVMLLGKDQAGGTDELENNLSSIENVTQVEITDVRRLVG
- a CDS encoding OsmC family peroxiredoxin; this encodes MGEDVYTYENTVTWKKEKIGDLSWEGKPTIEIATPPEFKGHEGIITPEDLYVAAENVCIFTTFLSRSKLVNCNFKSFKSESKGFLEKSPNGYIFTKILINVYVTVETKEDIPRAEEAIKLAKERCFIGNSIKTEVEIKSFVEIAS
- a CDS encoding GTP-binding protein, with product MKGDIHEILKKGERKNIEFKSALGDEHLLKDRKERLSSQMKYRLKTGGGKAYYIIGVSDDGNVASQSQEEFEKTLDVIKKLSEGIGARIVEVERYNENGFFGRVTIEENNSEKGIKEHITIGTIGHVDHGKSTLIGTLLTGMEDDGVGKTRIFLDFLPHEIERGLTAEITHAVFGFKGEERIYLKNPLNKKEVADLIDRSTKIISFVDCPGHAPWLRTTVRGILGQRVDYVLLIVASDDGVTPITKEHLGIALAMDIPLIIVITKIDKVSYDEAKKVISDVSTLLRRVGKVPLNVKDKETAQNISKKVSERFLIPIIKASSITLEGLDILNELFLNLPEKTNDELYKKPFLMYIDKTYKVRGTGTVVTGRVKQGIVKKGQELLLGPINDKYEKVSCQSIKQHHLVQTKGEVGDILGIAIKGIDAELIKRGMVVKDENGESKPVREFLAEVFILNHPTRIKEGYEPIIHLETISETVTFEKIYNQEYLSTGDRALIKMKFKYNSYHLSEGDKFIFREAKSKGIGGIKKIL